In Nymphaea colorata isolate Beijing-Zhang1983 chromosome 10, ASM883128v2, whole genome shotgun sequence, the genomic stretch GGAGGGGAGTTTACCAACATGATTTCACCGCACGAAAAACTATTTCACAGATCGACTATGTTAAACATAAGCGTAAGCTTAGCCTCAATCTTTGGCATCTGTCTTCCTTAGAATTGTTGCTAGTGGGGTCGCAATGGACAAGCTtatatttttgtcatacataTCTTTTTTGGGCATTAGCGGGTGAGGTTTTTTTTGGCagagttgtttttcttgaaaaaaatcaggaaaatcTAAGTAAGctttacaaaaatttaaaaagaaaaatcctaaaaataacatgtgaaaataaaaatatgataactaaaacatatataaaaatgcaaaaaacacaaaaagttgaaaTTCATTTTAGCTTTTTTTGTCAGAAAAGTgtgtttttcctgttttttccGCTCAAATTTTTTTGATTAAAGCGTGTTTTCTGAGACGGTGGTTTATATACGCTGCTATCTTCCATTGAAGAACAATGTTTTCCTTTCCCTCATACATATCTTCAAAGCCTTGCTGTGATCATGGCCTTCGAACTCTTTTGATCAAATCTGGGGCTTCGCAGCAAAATAACTCAAGTTCCATTACTGTCAATATCTGTCAGCTTCTCTGAGTTGTGATTTTGTTAATATGCTCACCCCGCCCCTCATCATTTTTGTTCCCCGCCcgttttctcttttgcttgtCCTTGCTACCCCATTCCCAACAACACAAGGTCAGTATTCTATCTCAATACTCACAGCATGATAACGAGTTAGCTCGAACTAAagaatggatgaaaaaaaattcaataggaAGGACTACCAAGTACTTCTCACCCTTTATAAAGGTATGGGTTCTACAATACCTCATGGAACCCACTGCACATTACTGTTATTGGTGGAGAAGGAACCGAGACAACGTAGCCGCTTCGATTCAGTCTTTATTTTCCATGAGGCAGACACATAAACTTGCCCTCCAAAATCTCTGTAGCCTTGCTCGGGCCGATGGCTTCCATAtcattaagagagagagagaaagacagagttCCAGAAAAAGCAGCATCTGGAAGGATGAGACCGCATATGGAATCCGAATCCCTCTTTTCTTCATAGCTTTATATCCACAATTTATATCCACACCGAAAGGACCGCAACTTCTAGATTCGTAGATATTAATTTGAGTTGGGAACTTGGGTGTATAAAGATAGCAGGCCTCAGAGTGGGAGATCCATAGAGAGTAACGATCGGCGACGGAGATGGCATCAAGAGCGTCATCACCTGACGTCCTGAGCCACGTGCAGGAGCTTCTGGAGGCGTTCACGGCCTTCGACTCGGACGACGACGGCCTGGTGTCGGCAGCGGAGCTGGCAGGCATACTGTCGTCGATGGGGTACAACGCGACGGAGGAAGAGGTGACGGGGATGATGAGGGAGGCGGACGTGGACGGAGACGGGCAGCTGAGCCTGGAAGAGTTCCTGGAGATGAGCCTCAAGAACGTCGACCTGGGGAGCCTGGCCGGGTTGCTGAGGTCGGCGCTGGAGATGCTGGACGCCGCTGCTGATGATGGTGGTGACGAGATCGACGGGGTGATGCTGTACGAGCTGGTGAATGGGCTGGGCAGCGGCGTGACCAAAGAGCAGTGCGAGGCCCTGATCGCGGCGCTCGATGTGGATGGGGATGGGATGGTTGGTCTGGATGACTTCAAGACCATAGCCAACGCGCTTCTTTAGTCAGATGTTATTACGCCATGTAACCGTAGGAGTATATGATAAAGAATCATATAGATACTCTCTTACTCGCTCGTTTCTTGTGTTAAGAGTGTAGCTGCTTGCAAAACATAAATGAAACTTTTATGTGTTTACCTGTTGGAAACCATTTACAGTGTGGTTGAAACAGAAGGGCCGCTTGAAGGCCCTCTTGAATATAAGCAAAAGAAGATCCCATCTGCTTACCAAGTAAAATTACTATAGAATATGAAGTTCGATGTATGACGACACACGAAAAAACGCCCACTGAAATCAAAACACAGGTTAAAGAAAAGAtgtaaaattgattttggcaaGCTCAAGGCAAATTATTACTTGTTAGTAAACGTAAGATGTGAAGCATAGCTCGGAACCTTGTAAAAGTAGCAGTGAGAATGCAACCGTCGCTAGAAACATATTATACAACATATGTTGCATGGTCAGAAGTAAGCCCCTGAAGTTCATGGTCTCAAGAAAATTTGTCTGAACTgaaattttgagaaaaccaACTTGGAAAGGGGTTCTGTCCTTGCATAATGACAAGACTTAATTATATGTGATAGAACTAGCAAACTAGTCCATGAGCTACGCACACCACGACCAACAAAACTTTTTGCTGCCGCAATGAATAATTAGAATGCCATGCATATTGCCGACAATAAAGAGATACATAGGAACACGGAATTGTATTCAGATATCGTTTACAACATTACTATAACTCCATTCGCACAATAAATTTATGACAATAAAGACTAAAGCCAAATCATCAGTTTAACACTTCCTTAAGCTCACGACACATCTTAATGAACTTGAGTTTTGAGGGTCAGAGTATATCTGCTTCCGCTGGGTATGCAGGTGTCCCCTTGTATAAAGGTTGCGATGTATAAGAGCGGATTGCATGACCTTCAGTGTTCATTATTTTCTAGTCATCCTAACAAAGAGGGCTGATAATGTGTACTCAACGCAAAAAAAAATGGTTCTGAATCTTCATTGAACATCCACAGTGAGAGCAAAGTACATATCAAGTTTCACAATGCACAACTACGTTGCATCACAGAGACTGCCCACAATGAGGCTCATATCTGATGATAACCAGGTGAAGGCCCGAACTGATACACCCAAATTAACTGTGAAAACGGAAACTAGACTCCACCACCAGTAGGCGGTTTGTGGCTCACTGTTTCAGAAGCATCGACAAAATTAGCACCTTGCAGGCCATATGCTAGAGTGCTTCACCAGACTGAGCATTGACGTCAAGAAAATGCAGCAAATAAAGAACTCAGATCTGGTCAGGCAGACGGACTATTTTTGTACTCCATCTCCGCTAGCTCTTTGTACCAGCTGTCCAATTTAGAGAGTTTCTCTAGTTGCTCTGGCTTCAAATCATCTTTCTCACTGGCAGCTTTCTTCAATGCCTCTGTCAACCGAATCTGTAGTACATGTAATGCTTAAGCAAATAAATACCAAGTCCATTGTAACCAAGCATGCTAAAAAGTCTAAAAGCCGTCCTACAGCAACTGAAAAAAACCAGCATAAAAGCCAATACACAAATACCCAGCAAAATGTAACGTTTCTGGCAAAGagacctaagtcacatgggtacttcattaaggtccacgtacccgtgtcgccgtacctgtacccaaaatgggtactttgacacttggatacctatagatccaaactgcttaatttttctttgatttaattttttccactttactttttattctattatttggatgtgaaaattcgattgatgttcatatttgactaaggggctgcttggttgtccatatatttaaagtttttcatagtttttcatatttgactaaGGGGCTGCAAGAgctgttgatatatattttctatgttatttatttgtttatgttgatgtatattcttcattttgatacatattttctaagtatttcttattgtttatatatatatacggccgtacccccgcacccaagttttttgaaaatggtcagtacccgtacccgcaccggcacccgtaccgtacctatgtgacatagcaagAGACATAATTCAGTTGATAGACCCAAGTAAATAGATCACCGTGGCTCACCAACAGAAGCTACACCTAGACTTTAGCATCTTTTGCATCTTTTAGGTTAGGCAGAAATCAAGAGCCATGATCTACTTTCACAACAAACGTAGCTTAGGGAAAAGAAGCCAAAGAGCACGtaaaagattcaaattcaatacAACTTCATAGGGCATGCAAACTTAATACTTGTGATTTTGATTTTATTCTCCTGAAAGAGGTCAACAATCAAGTTTTTCAAGGAATTCAATACCAGATGAAGAACCAAATATCTCACACCAGTGACACCACTTTACTGCATGCAATCGTCATTTTATACTCTTTATCCATCCAATAAATGACACTTTCCACCATAGGGGAAAAGGCACAGGGATCTCAGATTATTATCATGTTTCAAATTCAGGAGACTGCAATAGCAGTTTGATTGTGATGTACGTGTTGCTCAAACTCTATGTCACATTGCACCCCAAATTAAAAAGTAGGAGTGAGCCCCCCTTGGGTCAATTTCACTAGCAATATAGAGACGATCAGCCTTAGGAGTTCCTGTCGAATGGCTAGACCATACGAAGAACAGCTTGGAGATCCTCAAATGCATTGTACAGCCAAGTCCCATTTGACACACACTAATGCATAAAAAGCTGAGCCAGAGAAGAAGCTTCAAGTTAGTTTTAGATTCTCAAAAATGCAACCGAACCATGACTGATTTAATGGACCAGGAATAATCCCCATTACTATTTCAATATGCAAAACAGCATTTGCCAACATCAAACACTAGAGATTCATAGCTGTTTTAATGTTCTCCCAGTAATTTGCTGAATAAAACCACTAACGCTTGCTAAGGGTAAACAAACTATACACTAAAGTCAAACAGAATTTTgggtttcaaccataaaaaaCAATAATCTGGAAAAATAGATAAGGTACCTTTTTCTTCAGTGCCCGGATTCTTTTCTCAAGATCTGGACCTGATTCCCTGGAATTTGTATTCTCCATTTTATGTGGTGATGCATTAGGTACTGCTTTACTGGAAAGGGAAATTTTATCTACTTGGTTGGTTAATGCATCTACATCCTGTGGCTGGTAAACATCCTCCACTAAAGACCTCTCTCCAGCTTCCCTTCTCTCCACAACATGTTCTTTGTCAGCAGATGATGATGCAAGGGCAGCCTGGCAGGAATGGAAATATACATTTCAagcttaaaaaagaaaaaataaaacgaaaGATATATAGAGAAACGAACCAACAGATAAGAAATCTGTTTATTGCAATTAACGAGTATTAGGACAGTAAAGAAACATGAATGTAAGAAGGCCAAGATTAGCAgctgtatttaaaaaaaatgtcaagataaaaaaaataaaatgcataagGTAGTATCTTTGATAGTATCCAATGTCCAAAACCTCCTGAGGGTCAAGCTGAGGAAGGTTCCAGTATAATTAGATCTTAATTTCCTAGATAACACCAGCTCTACAGCGTAGCCCAACAATTTAGGAAGTGGATTGGCTGCAATATGATCCAAATGGTGCACAGTGGAGCCTATAGGGAAGTGAGGAAGAACTGACGGAATCAATTTTGTGTGATTTGCCACTCTCCTCAAACCTCTGCCATATCACACACATACAAACAGTGGTTTAGGAAGCAGGAAGACAAAAACATCAGCAACTCTCCTCAAACCTCCAAGCAAAACCACTTCCCCACACTCCTTCCCTCCACTAaaatacacacatatacaaacAATACGTAAATAATAAATAGACTATATGGAATTAAGCAGGTATTGGACAATAAAACTTGCTTAACGTACAAACAAGCCATATTCTGCATATAGCATGCCTTCATTAGCAGAATTTGAGCAGAATTGAGCAGGCTCAAACTTGGCTTGAGCCGTCAAAGCGCTAAAATAGAGCTGGACCCTCACCAAGACTAAGACAGCTCAAGCAGAGAGCTTAAGGCTCGAGTTTAGCTGGATtagtataaaaataaaaatcaattgtcataaggagatttttttgaaaGACCTATGTCGAGCAAACAAGTGACGCACATGGTAACCAACAAACTCTCTCTGTAATAAAACAATGTGTACTTTGGAGGAGCCTAATCAAGCTCATGAAAAATGCACTCACCTGACTTAAGCTCAACTTGTACAAATAAAGGAGCTTACCTTTtcagcttgaacttgacttgctTAATAAACTAGGGGTGCATAAGCAGCATAACACATTGTGTGGTCATATCTATGGTCCATGATAAGTAACTTGAAACTGGATCATACTAATCAAAGATGATGCTGAGCATTTGCAGGTAGGAATTTGCATGATCAGTATGTATTACGTCCTAGAGATAGAATAGCATAAAGTACAGAACATTATGGAACATATTAAAGAGAACTCTCATGTTAATACCTCACATTTATGTATCTcaaaatataaaacatttaaaaaaattccaagaaaaGAGCAAGGATTTCCCCAGAGTTGACATTCAAAGATTTTTCCATCACttcttcaaagaaaaagaaaatagaatatCGATACAAAAACATAGGAGTAAAGcaaatttttacaaatattcatataaatatagaATTCATGTGCATGCACGTAAGCTTTTTCTCAAGAATCATAGTAGAGTTTGTTTGTCAACAAAGAAAAAGCCTAGCCTCCTCAAACAATACCATAGGTTGccaaaacaaaaacacaaacacaagtCATTTGAGACCCTAAAAGGACTAGCCAGTCTGGTTTGACAACTGACTTATCCACCTACTCAGCTGACTAGTCAGTGTTTGACTATTAACAGAATATCTCATCACGCATTTATAATTTGCTCCAAAAAATATCTACTTTTTACgtattttttatgtaatgatagaagaggtttttcttttgtttgcatGAACCATTTAGGTGTTTCAGACTTCTATTGTTCATTAGTTGGTTCTGATCCTTCAATAAACTAATTGGTGACATATACAGTCCAGATGTAAATATTTCTATACTGGGGAATGACAAaccaacaagttaaactcatacCGTAAGTTCTTCGTCGTGAAACAAATTTTATGTGGTTTGCATGGCCAAAGGCCCAAGAATCTaagcatttttatttaaacagGGACAAGCCATAAGGTTTAAGAAAACTACTTTCTAAATCCTCCTCCACAAACCTATCCATACACCCAAAAAGACCAATCCAGGAATGGGTCCTAGTATGATTATTATCATACACTTATTTTCTTccaagcaaaaaggaaaaacactcACAAGCATTATTTTCAACATGTTGATCAGAAAGCATGCCTGCATGGATATCTGAAACCTTTTTCAATACACAGGAATGTTCACATAACTACATGTTGCACAGCTCTTCCTAAAACTAAGTACGGTGTCACAGGCGCTCTTTAGAACTATAGAAGGCTTTATACTTACACATTATACGTTCTCCATtataacaaagagaaaaaggtaagCACAACTCAACCAGCTCTAGTAGTTTTCTCCTTTTCGGAGTTTTTAGGCACaaattgaaattaagaaatgacctTGTATTTTTTAGAATAACGAGTTGCCATTCCCAAGCAAGCAACCACCATCAAGTCAAGCTGTTGTATGAAAGCACCCGTTCAACTACGCAGCAACCATCATCAAGACAAGCGCTCTACGAAAGCGCCCATTCAACATGTTTTGACCTCATTCCACCTTGGGTCAAGAAGGGAAGAAgcaaatcattgaatcaaacatGATATAAAGCTATGCTACAAAACAATCATAGGAGAAGTATGGAAAGCTCTCCACTTGTAACATCAACGTTCCAAAACCCACAAAGGGAGAAGGCTGCACTTTCTAATAGAGAAGATGAAACTAAAGAAGATGCCTCCGTCCAAcatataatgagaaaaaatgctTGTGATATGACGCCAATCCTAAAACCATGTGATGGAATATGCAAGTCAATGCTGTCTTGATCCCACCTCATTCAGAATAAAAGGCAGGAAACTAAAACGTGGCAATCTGCGGCCTTCTGTAGTTCTCGTTTCTGTTCCAATGTTATCTGATGAAACAATTTCCAACTAGCAAGCACTTCACCTCGTTCAACTTCGCCAAGTAAAAATTATAAGTTCCAGAGAAAGTTCTGCTGCCATCGAAAACAAATTCTTTACGCCACTAAGATTTCTAATGCTTACTAAACAGACAATTACCAATTCCAAAAGGAAAAGAGCAATTCAGAGTGTTCCAAAATGGGATAAAGTACGAACTACGTTCTTAATCTCCCAGGATGTGAaagaagagatagagaaaggaaaaaggtaaaacAGGCAACAAATAACCTGTTGatgctttttctccttcttcctctcatTCCTCTTTGCCGATTTTGTCTTCGGCTTCGCATCCAGCTCTGGATCGTAGCCCGGCGGCACCTCCGGCATCGACTTTCTCAACTGCCCATCGATCCATCCCAAATATCAAGAAACCCATCTCATCagaaattctaaaatataaaaggaaaacagCGCAAGAAGGTGACCGCCAAAAAAGaaggaagtaaaaaaaatttcaagagacACAGAACAAAACCCACCAAGGCACCCTTGGATTGATAGATGGCGACTTCGTCCTGAGGAACATAACCGGCCCTGATCCTGATGGGTTTCCTGAGAGTGCCGTCCGGTCTCATGGTAGGAGCTAGCAGTCTCTCCCCTTCCTTCAAGGTTCTCCCGAATAAGGCCACCTGCTCCTCGGCAGTGGCCATTCTCTGTAGGTGGGTCGACTTAGGGCTCTCCTTCTTCCCgcttctcctccttttcctcTCAGAGAAGCATGCCGCGTGCTTGTGCGCCTGCTGCTAAAGATAGGAgcgtttcttttattttatatccaaaatttccttgttttcttcctccccgCGTTAAAGAGAAGCATTTACCGCCATTCTTGCTTCTTTAGCTCCAACCCTTTTATTACCTCCTTTCCTCGTCgccgtcttcctcttcctttctctcttatCCTCCTCTCCTGCCAGAGACAACAATGGCAGCCGCGGCAGGGCCGTCTTCCCGTCGCCACCGTCCAGGTTTCTGGCGACGGAGGGGATGAGATTTCCAGACTGCCCTTGACGGGGTCGGTGGACTGACCCAAACGGGCCCAGATTGCAGTTCAATCTGAGTCGTGTTTCATCGGATTCTTGAAACGTAACATCAGGATCCGAGACTTGATCTGGATTTCATTCGGGTCGAAATTTGGAACAAGACTGAATTCCAAATtccaattcgaatttgaatcacaTTGAATGCACAAGTATCCCGGCTAGAGGCCTTGCAACAGGAACCAGAGTggaaaaatagtttcaaaatgtTCTAATATTCTCGGTAACTTTATCAAGAGGCAAATTAAGTTTACCTAGTTTTGAGGGGTGAGTTTAGTTGTCAGTTCGATTCTCGTAGACAGTTTAACTAGTTTTGAGGAGCGAGTTTAGTTGTCAGTTCGATTCTCGTAGACAGTTTAACTAGTTTTGAGGAgttgtcagtttgattttcatagacTCTTGGAATTATAAAAGAAGTAACTATAAGCTCACTTGGTCTGATGCATCTCTAAACCGGGGACTTCGACCCCCTACAAAGAGATGTTGGGTTCTTGACTACCACCAACTTGAAGGTCTTTCGCTCCACCCACATAGCCCTAGGAATTGAAGCACTTAAGTATTGATttgtatgtaacatatatatttttaaaagaacttTACTAGATGGATTATACTTATAAATTTAGTTGTATTCGACAGATTGAATAATTTTCACCCAAACACTAGAGGGTGGATCCTTGTCCTTTCccataacaaaaaatatgtactgttttttccttttctaattggACACCTATATGGGTCGGACTGAAATCCTTGGAGCAATAACCATATGTAAGGTGCACGTCTAATGAACAGTTTGAGATTAATAATTGCGAGCAAACATTAGGCATCAAATGCAAACTTGATGCAATAAACATGAGAATCCCTCTGTCCCAAAAGTATCAAATGCATGTCTTTGGATTATGACATCAAATGAGTTGAATGCGGTGATAGTTCAGATCATCAATACCTGAAATACCCAAACAGCAGTACAATAAGTTGACAAGGAGAGGTCTGCAACAAGTTAAGCAAAAGAAAGCAAGACACGTTGGAACTTATCTCATGAATTCAAACAGTAGACACACATGTTTATCATGAACATTAATGAAGTTGTTTCCAGTTTTCCCGTGTTTGTGATATATTAAATGTAAGTCAGGATTTAACTCTGATCCTGGGGTGGAGGAAGCAACCTCGAAGTTTTACCCTGAAGCGCATGCGATAAAGTCTAGGTACCGTTAGCGGCCGGCTGTCTATGGCCGGCCGTGGCCTTAGTCATGAATTCACTACTGAAAGCTTTTTGCTATTTCCGTTAAAGGAGTTCCAATCTCATTTCCATGAATTAGTTTTCGAGAAGAACGAAGTATATCCCTTGAGAATATAAAACAATTTCCTATTAAACTCAAAGTTATTCAAACCTCATGTATCAAGTATGTCATTTCACACACTTAGGCCTTAGCTTTGCTTTTTTCATGGGCCCATGATGTGGTTTAGTTCTTCATCTgaacgaaagaaaaaaggaaaactctGCTAGACAATTTCCCATGACAGAAGTAAGATCATCAGCGCCTCATCTGATCTCAATGTCGAGAGAAACCTTCAGATACGATTGCCACTCTTGTCGTTTTTGTTCGTCATCAAGCAATTATAAAAGCAAGTGCACCGATAACCCTTCACGTTTGCTTCACACAAGCCGTTGCCGTTTGCTTGGAAGAGGCACTGGTGTTTACATTCAGACAGGTTGCACCGGTTCTGGTTTAAGATCAAGAAGCACCGCGTCTGGCCCTCTGCACGGCAGTTGACAGTCAGCGTTTGATCAGAAGGAAAGCCTATAAAATATGAACAGAAATGGAAGTAGCTTCTAGCAAAGTGCACGTATAAACTCATGGAGGCCAGTAAGGTGATCATACTGCACAGCTCGATGATTCAGTGAGAGTCAGAAAGACAGAGTAGCTGCTGCCACATTGGGTATGACAGCATATTCTAATTCCGTTACTGCGAGATGAACGTCTCGCTTCGAGGCAGGTCTGCACTTTCATGGTTGCTGCGAGTGTTATGTATGTTCAGGTTGGAGTAACCCAAGTTGATCGACTGCAAGTTGATGGTTGATTCGTGAAGTGGGAGACAAATAGTCGTCTTCATGAAGTGATATAAAAATGTGTGGTGGTGAATGATTATAAATCAACAAACTAGTATTGCAAGTCATCATTCAAATGTGCATTGTCCCTAAGACCACCACATTCAGTATTCGGTGTCTCATCATGACAAACCTGGTCAAGCACATTTGTGTTCTCTGGTACATATTGCATGAACACCAGGTGACTTCATCccaattttctttccaacaCCAAACGCTTGTAAATTTGTTATGAATAAGAGTATCAGTTTTAATAACCAAAAGCCACTG encodes the following:
- the LOC116262117 gene encoding probable calcium-binding protein CML29 — encoded protein: MASRASSPDVLSHVQELLEAFTAFDSDDDGLVSAAELAGILSSMGYNATEEEVTGMMREADVDGDGQLSLEEFLEMSLKNVDLGSLAGLLRSALEMLDAAADDGGDEIDGVMLYELVNGLGSGVTKEQCEALIAALDVDGDGMVGLDDFKTIANALL
- the LOC116262589 gene encoding partner of Y14 and mago produces the protein MATAEEQVALFGRTLKEGERLLAPTMRPDGTLRKPIRIRAGYVPQDEVAIYQSKGALLRKSMPEVPPGYDPELDAKPKTKSAKRNERKKEKKHQQAALASSSADKEHVVERREAGERSLVEDVYQPQDVDALTNQVDKISLSSKAVPNASPHKMENTNSRESGPDLEKRIRALKKKIRLTEALKKAASEKDDLKPEQLEKLSKLDSWYKELAEMEYKNSPSA